The Aethina tumida isolate Nest 87 chromosome 6, icAetTumi1.1, whole genome shotgun sequence genome has a segment encoding these proteins:
- the LOC109600168 gene encoding zinc finger protein 277 — translation MFGPLSFEDTKRRNQQENQLTKCFLCSKEYNLQTDMVLFCKHLFEEHSLIIEDVQNIPNLPEYINYWNDKFKTTNMEQIIPSVQIKDSEPKYYLLSTLLKEDKELRHKLKLNEAIKVQEFERTDKSYTRQCLFCKLIIEGTRPEFLQHLSEKHNLQLGNPQNLVYIEELIEKIAGKITELQCIYCEKTFPEWNTLKEHMRKKLHKRINPADKTYDRFYIVNYLEVDKTWEDVQNEDDRYALPHGQQNTDEEYSDWKEMQDEINCLFCDKKEDNINTLCLHMEADHDFDFVENTKQLDFYQKIKLVNYIRRQAHNKKCLYCDKSFENLIGHLTTEGHCKLPKLNTFDQPEYYFPTYEDDAFLYFIDDVEEND, via the exons ATGTTCGGTCCTTTGTCATTTGAAGACACAAAACGAAGAAACCAACAAGAAAATCAATTAACGAAATGCTTTTTATGTTCTAAGGAATATAATTTACAGACCGACATGGTTTTGTTCtgcaaacatttatttgaggAACACAGTTTGATTATTGAGGACGTGCAAAACATACCAAACCTACcaga ATACATAAACTACTGGAATGATAAGTTCAAAACAACAAACATGGAACAAATAATTCCAAGTGTACAAATAAAAGACTCTGAACCTAAATACTATTTACTTTCTACACTGCTAAAAGAGGACAAAGAACTGAGACACAAATTAAAGTTGAATGAAGCGATAAAAGTGCAAGAATTCGAACGCACTGACAAATCTTACACAAGGCAATGTTTGTTTTGCAAACTAATTATAGAAGGCACAAGGCCTGAGTTTCTCCAACATTTATCAGAAAAACATAACTTGCAGCTTGGCAATCCGCAAAACCTAGTCTACATTGAGGAACTGATTGAGAAAATTGCTGGGAAAATAACTGAACTGCAGTGTATTTATTGTGAAAAAACGTTTCCAGAATGGAACACATTAAAGGAGCACATGAGGAAGAAATTGCACAAAAGGATTAATCCTGCAGACAAAACTTATGACAGGTTCTATATTGTTAACTATTTGGAGGTGGATAAGACTTGGGAAGATGTGCAGAATGAGGATGACAGGTATGCTTTGCCACATGGACAGCAAAACACTGATGAAGAGTACTCTGATTGGAAGGAAATGCAGGATGAAATTAACTGTCTGTTTTGTGATAAAAAGGAGGACAATATTAACACATTGTGTTTGCACATGGAGGCTGATCATGACTttgattttgttgaaaataccaAACAATTAGATTTCTACCAGAAGATCaaacttgttaattatattcgaAGACAGGCCCACAACAAGAAATGCTTGTATTGTGATAAGAGTTTTGAGAACTTAATTGGACATTTAACTACAGAAGGACATTGTAAATTGCCCAAACTAAACACCTTTGATCAACCTGA GTACTATTTTCCTACTTATGAAGACGATGCGTTTTTGTACTTTATTGATGATGTGgaagaaaatgattaa
- the LOC109600182 gene encoding mitochondrial fission process protein 1, whose amino-acid sequence MDAPKPKDLYRETPIRYLGYANEVGEAFRGWIGSKWVNATYGVATLYVLADTIDKSINSYETNKNERNHIKKVTYTTIDTLLWQFLASVIIPGATINRVCAVSNYLLKRVEKLPKNTRKYTVTTIGLVTIPFIIKPIDNLVDNLMDATIRKVQPK is encoded by the exons ATGGACGCACCAAAACCAAAGGATTTGTATAGGGAAACACCCATCAGATATTTGG GTTATGCGAACGAGGTGGGCGAGGCATTTAGGGGGTGGATTGGCAGCAAATGGGTTAACGCAACTTACGGAGTCGCCACACTTTATGTATTAGCGGATACTAttgataaaagtattaattcgTACGAG acGAACAAGAATGAAAGAAATCACATTAAAAAAGTGACATACACAACAATTGATACGCTTTTATGGCAATTTTTGGCCTCCGTCATTATACCCGGGGCAACGATAAATCGAGTTTGCGCTGTATCAAATTATTTGCTCAAAAGAGTggaaaaattacctaaaaacaCAAGAAAATATACAGTAACAACCATTGGTTTAGTCACGATTCCTTTTATCATCAAACCCATTGATAATTTAGTTGACAATTTAATGGATGCGACAATTAGGAAAGTTcaaccaaaataa
- the LOC109600179 gene encoding beta-ureidopropionase yields MTGIFLAAHNIIQVEHINFNISIVSATLVKMSQIDSEFTGIEAILEKLSIEDRTLVKDVLYGKETYTFEVSKEALQLAQAYHIELKTCGFKSKTEQTRSSRLTRVGVFQHATPLPTSSPILEMREAVFQLAKNAIAIAAAANVNVFCFQEAWNMPFAFCTREKDPWCQYAEDAKHGPTTKFLQTLAKDNNMVIISPILERDEEHGDTIWNTAVVIDNHGDYLGKHRKNHIPRVGDFNESTYYFEGNTGHPVFETEFGRVAVNICYGRHHPLNWLMFGINGAELVFNPSATVGELSEPLWGIEARNAAVANGYFAFAINRVGTETFPNEFTSGNGRPAHKDFGHFYGSSYAVAPNGTRSEGLSRTKNGLLVTELDLNLCRQVRDHWGFQMTQRLDLYAESLPRAVKHDFKPQIIRKQF; encoded by the exons ATGACTGGTATATTTTTAGCTGCCCACAACATTATTCAGGTCGAGCATATTAACTTCAATATTAGTATAGTGAGCGCAACGCTTGTCAAAATGTCTCAAATCGACTCTGAATTCACAGGAATTGAAGCGATTTTAGAAAAACTGTCGATAGAAGACCGCACTCTTGTCAAAGATGTTTTGTACGGTAAAGAAACTTA CACTTTCGAAGTGTCAAAAGAAGCTTTACAACTTGCACAAGCTTACCACATCGAATTGAAAACGTGCGGATTCAAATCGAAAACGGAACAAACGCGGTCGTCAAGACTAACACGCGTCGGAGTCTTCCAACATGCCACACCTTTACCCACATCGTCGCCGATCTTGGAGATGCGCGAAGCTGTCTTCCAACTAGCAAAAAATGCCATCGCGATTGCCGCAGCGGCCAACGTCAACGTGTTCTGCTTTCAGGAAGCTTGGA ATATGCCCTTCGCGTTTTGCACGAGAGAAAAGGATCCGTGGTGTCAGTATGCGGAGGATGCGAAGCACGGACCGACCACAAAATTCTTGCAAACT CTCGCAAAGGATAACAACATGGTGATAATATCACCAATATTGGAAAGAGATGAAGAACACGGCGACACGATCTGGAACACGGCCGTTGTGATCGACAATCACGGTGATTACTTGGGGAAGCATCGCAAGAATCACATACCTAGGGTCGGTGATTTTAACGAGTCcacatattattttgaagGCAACACGGGACATCCAGTTTTTGAA ACTGAATTCGGCAGGGTGgctgtaaatatttgttacggACGTCATCATCCTTTAAACTGGCTAATGTTTGGAATAAATGGTGCAGAACTCGTCTTTAATCCATCCGCCACG GTGGGCGAATTGAGTGAACCTCTGTGGGGAATCGAAGCCCGAAACGCTGCAGTGGCGAACGGCTACTTTGCCTTCGCTATTAACCGTGTCGGCACTGAAACGTTTCCAAATGAATTCACGTCCGGCAACGGAAGACCCGCCCACAAAGATTTCGGACATTTTTACGGTTCCAGTTATGCGGTCGCACCCAACGGCACTAGATCAGAG GGGTTATCGCGGACGAAAAACGGTCTATTAGTGACCGAATTGGATTTGAATTTGTGTCGGCAAGTGCGAGATCATTGGGGATTTCAGATGACACAACGATTGGATTTGTACGCGGAATCATTACCGAGAGCGGTCAAGCACGATTTTAAGCCGCAGATTatcagaaaacaattttaa